In one Rutidosis leptorrhynchoides isolate AG116_Rl617_1_P2 chromosome 8, CSIRO_AGI_Rlap_v1, whole genome shotgun sequence genomic region, the following are encoded:
- the LOC139864066 gene encoding uncharacterized protein, whose product MVDGIAVKREQLVWTSHMDSAFIKSMLTQQEAGNIIGGTFTPQAYTNMGAQLRGFSWNQQTQLMEAEDEVWETLIIAKPEAKEWKIRRVSNYDDLSQLFAKDRASGSESETAKEKNAKLNNKEDVKIETIEVVDELLANNEINLEEFNYDDDIQEVMS is encoded by the exons ATGGTTGATGGAATAGCTGTGAAAAGAGAACAATTAGTTTGGACATCTCATATGGATTCGGCTTTCATTAAATCAATGCTTACGCAACAAGAAGCGGGTAATATAATTGGTGGAACATTTACACCTCAAGCCTATACTAATATG GGAGCTCAATTACGTGGGTTTTCTTGGAATCAGCAAACTCAACTAATGGAAGCGGAAGATGAAGTTTGGGAAACCTTGATTATT GCAAAACCTGAAGCTAAAGAGTGGAAGATAAGAAGAGTTTCTAATTATGATGACTTGTCACAATTGTTTGCTAAAGATAGGGCATCGGGTAGTGAATCTGAAACTGCCAAGGAAAAGAATGCCAAATTGAACAATAAAGAAGATGTGAAAATAGAGACAATTGAAGTTGTTGACGAGTTATTAGCTAACAATGAAATTAACTTGGAGGAATTTAATTATGATGACGATATTCAAGAG